The proteins below are encoded in one region of Epinephelus lanceolatus isolate andai-2023 chromosome 7, ASM4190304v1, whole genome shotgun sequence:
- the smim19 gene encoding small integral membrane protein 19, which translates to MGAHGVLGNEPESIDYSVHEAWNEATNVYLLVILVSFGLLMYARKNKRKIMRIFTLPPTVGSSPEPNFYDSLQKVRLRQQLEMYSLARKFDQQQGQTDSVQLSME; encoded by the exons ATGGGTGCTCACGGGGTTTTGGGGAACGAACCCGAGTCCATCGACTACTCAGTGCACGAAGCCTGGAATGAGGCCACCAATGTCTACCTGCTGGTTATCCTGGTCAGCTTCGGCCTGCTGATGTACGCCAGAAA AAACAAGAGGAAGATCATGCGTATCTTCACTCTGCCTCCCACCGTCGGCAGCAGCCCAGAGCCCAACTTCTACGACAGCCTGCAGAAGGTCCGCCTGCGGCAGCAGCTAGAGATGTACTCTCTGG cCAGGAAATTTGACCAGCAGCAGGGCCAGACCGACAGTGTGCAGCTCTCCATGGAATGA